In the genome of Diaphorobacter sp. HDW4A, the window GGGTGTCCGAAACCTCAACATACAGCGTGCTCAACAGCCCCATCACCTTGATTGAGTAGCGTGAGTAGTCGCCGTGGCGCAGCAGTTGCTGGGCCTCTTGCGTGTGCTTGTCGTCGTGCAACTGCACGATGCGACCAGCCGCCAGATGGAACAACCCGTGGCAGACCTTGAGCTCACCGAATGACGGCAGATGACCGAAGTCGTCCGCGCCGCGCCCGTTGATCCACTTGCCGAGCACGCACTGGTCGTCGCGGCAGATCACGCGGTAGTTGAGTTGCTCGTCGGATTCATTGCCGAGATACTTGCCGAGGCGGTTTTTCCAGTTGCGATGCGCCTGGATGGCCGACGCGAAATCGAGACCGCCCACACTCTGTTCGGACTCCTGCACCGCACCGGGCAGCGGCGCTGCCACCGGCTTGCTTGACGGTACCAACGTCAGACCAGGCGCAACCGTGTCCGCGAACGCGGGTGCGGCCTCGGCGGCGGCCTTGCGCTGAGAGGTCGATGGCTTGGCTGCCGGTTCGGCGCGCTTGCCCTTCATCCAGTCAAAAAGTCCCACAGAGCACTCCTCGGCGTTGAGTTAAGACGGCAATCGAGTGAGTCGGCTTAAATTGCGTCTATTAATTCGATTGCGTTAATTTATGTTATTTAAATCAACAATAATTTTCTAATAGATTTTAGCTAAATCAATTGTTGTTGACATTTTTTACTGCCACTCGGCGCACTGAAATACGGACCCCAAGACGAACTGCTGCTCGCGTGGCTATACTCGCGCGTCGCTAGGGGTGTTGCTGCGAGTCAATCTTTGGATGACTGGTTGTGGCTGAGAAAGTCCCTTTGAA includes:
- a CDS encoding CZB domain-containing protein, with protein sequence MGLFDWMKGKRAEPAAKPSTSQRKAAAEAAPAFADTVAPGLTLVPSSKPVAAPLPGAVQESEQSVGGLDFASAIQAHRNWKNRLGKYLGNESDEQLNYRVICRDDQCVLGKWINGRGADDFGHLPSFGELKVCHGLFHLAAGRIVQLHDDKHTQEAQQLLRHGDYSRYSIKVMGLLSTLYVEVSDTQPRAA